The window CTGCAATTATGGTGATCTCAATCccttaacatggtatcagagccgacGTAATCGATTCAAGTTGCATCGTTCTCGCAACTATCAAGCTCAATCGAACCACTTCTTAGTTAATACAACTCAATTCTTCTTTCATCTCTGCCCGTTATTAATTCATTCGAGTTGGGGTTTGAATTGTCTTAGAGCAGTAGAATATATGTTCCTAGTGAATCAATTCACTAAGTTTGATTTGATCATAAATGGCGATAGAGAAAAACAGCTCACCTAGGGGTTCAGACACAACTAATTTGAACATTAGACTTCCAGAGGGATTCACAGCTTCTGTAGTCATCAATCAACATCACCCATTGTTCCTTCAACCATGTGATACTCCAAGTAGCTCTCTTATCTCAATTAAGCTAACTGGACATGAGAATTATGCCCTATGGAATAGATCTATGAGAGTCAGTCTACTGAGCAAGAGCAAGTTAGGGTTTGTTGATGGTAGATACACTAAGGATAAATTTCCCTCTTCTTTACATGAATTGTGGGAAAAATGTAATGTCATAATCTTGTCATGGATCATGAACCCAGTTAGTAATGAGTTTCTAAGTGGCATGGTGTATACATCTAGTGCACAGAAGGTGTGGGCTGATCTTAGAGAAAGTTTTGACAAAGTAAATGGATCCAGAATTTTGTTTCTACACAGACAAAGTGCTACTCTATCTTAGGGCATTTCATCAGTGTTagtgtatttttcaaagttaaaggAGCTTTGGGCAGAGTTTGATGCACTCATGCCTTGTCCTAGCTGTGGCCGTGAGGACTCAAAGAGATATGCAGAACATTTTGGCAATCACAGGCTATTGCAATTTTTGATGGGCTTGAATGAGACTTATTCACAATCTAGCAACCAGATTATGATGATGAGTCCTACTCCAACTATAAACAAAGCCTATGCTATGATAATAGCAAAAGAGAGTAGAATATCCATGGCCAACTTTGCTCAAACTTCTGCAGTAAATGAAGGAATAGCTATGTTTAGTGGAAAAAGAACTCCTCAAGCTTCCACTAGGTATAAGCCTAAGAAGAATAATCTGTTTTGTGACTATTGCAATTACGAGGGTCACACAACAAATATTTGCTACAAGCTTCATGGCTATCCTGCAGACTTCAAGCCAAAAAAGAAGACTGGACCTAACAATGCTTGTCAATACACAAGGGCTCATATTAGTATTGGTTCTACTAATGGAGGCTTTGAGGCTACAGCTAATTGTGCAGGACATTCTCAGCAGAGTAGCCTTACTTCAACTAGTTAGGGTGGTCAAGGAGTAATTGCAGGAGTACCACAGTTTATTGTTGATCAGTACAATTAGATGTTGCATTTGTTAGGCAAGTCTAGTGTCACCTCTACAAGCCAAGGTTATTAACCAAGTAATGCTATATATGCAGGTATGATCTCACCCTCTATAGTTATTGAAGCTAAGGTTAGATTGATAGTTAATACAGGTGCTTCTAATCACATGGTAAAGAGTCTTAAAGTTCTAGAAGAATCTAAAGCTGTTGATGAATCCAGTATTGGAAAAGTACACCTTCCTGCAGGAAGAATAGAAAGTGTAAGGCATACAGGATCTGCAAGTATGCTACAAGGCCAGAAAATTAACAATGTGTTAGACATACCAGATTTCAAATATAACCTCTTGTctgtttcaaaattaaaaaaggaGCTTAGGTGCTTAACTTTGTTCTATCCTGACTTTTGCCTTTTCCAGGATCTCTTCAATGGGAAAGTGAGGGGATTGGTAGAGAGTATGAAGGTCTCTACATCTAAATATCAGGCAACAAAGACCAAGCAAGTGGAGGAAAAAATAACAAGTCAGATGTTGGAAGATCCTTTGTAAATACAATAAAGTATGATAGATCAAATGTATCTCTGTGGCGTAGGAGGTTAGGTTTTGTGCCAATTGATGTTCTGAGaaagctaaattattttcaacaTTTAAAGTGTAATAGTGAGACTAAGCAATATTGTTTGTCCTCTTGCTAAGCAAACAAGACTTTCATTTCCTCTTAGTACTTATGTTGCTACTGcatgtttttattttcttcatgCTGATGTTTGGGGTCCCTATAGGATACCTACTCATGATGGGAAGAAGTAATTTCTCACACTAGTTACATATAAAAGGATGTTGGcgaagaacaggtgaagttttgaagaatgacaaatgaactcagtcatggaccaggtccatcttgtgaagcactgtcatgatcaacctacacatgtgagatacacgtgaaggagataagtcctactgatcaagcagcaatatctcctaatctgatcgaaaaggttgcatattggataaggggagaaagtctccttatatgaagagaacacaatccggataaagagagtgttagatcaaggactcaactacgatagaagatcagaaattgagtcccaatcaaactctaATTTCTGACCTATTAAataacagtgattgttctcttttacaggtattgcATAAACGcaaaagttaaactaaattgaaagcaaaagagcaaggtaattttgcaagcaatttatgtaagatttgagtgtgcactcctgaagttacttgaacgagatagaagaaccagttccattgtattttttcttattctagttcaattgta is drawn from Nicotiana tabacum cultivar K326 chromosome 22, ASM71507v2, whole genome shotgun sequence and contains these coding sequences:
- the LOC142176162 gene encoding uncharacterized protein LOC142176162, producing MAIEKNSSPRGSDTTNLNIRLPEGFTASVVINQHHPLFLQPCDTPSSSLISIKLTGHENYALWNRSMRVSLLSKSKLGFVDGRYTKDKFPSSLHELWEKCNVIILSWIMNPVSNEFLSGMVYTSSAQKVWADLRESFDKGISSVLVYFSKLKELWAEFDALMPCPSCGREDSKRYAEHFGNHRLLQFLMGLNETYSQSSNQIMMMSPTPTINKAYAMIIAKESRISMANFAQTSAVNEGIAMFSGKRTPQASTRYKPKKNNLFCDYCNYEGHTTNICYKLHGYPADFKPKKKTGPNNACQYTRAHISIGSTNGGFEATANCAGHSQQSSLTSTS